The Halichoerus grypus chromosome 15, mHalGry1.hap1.1, whole genome shotgun sequence genome includes a window with the following:
- the LOC144378727 gene encoding uncharacterized protein LOC144378727 — MTVLQRTHAGKKSHECCDCRKAFPSKLKLITHQQTHTGDRPFGCSQCQKAFITMSALICHQKTHHREGKSYTCSKCGKAFPWKSKLTLHQRTHSGERPFRCRVCDKAFMVRTHLTVHQRTHTGEKPYECSDCEKAFSKKAQLIIHQRIHTGERPYGCSQCQKAFITKSALIYHQKTRHREGKSYTCSKCGKAFPWKSKLTLHQRTHSGERPFRCKVCDKAFMVRTHLTVHQRTHTGEKPYECSDCEKAFSKKAQLMIHQLIHTGERPYGCSQCQQAFIQKSDLTNHKKTQHAVGKSHGCSECGKVLSSQSTLIIHQRTHTGEKPFKCSVCDKAFTSKAHLIVHQRIHTGEKPYECSDCEKAFSTKAHLMIHQRIHTGERPYGCDECQQAFIQKSGLTNHLQNCHARVKSHGCSECGKVLSCKSTLIIHQRTHTGEKPFKCGVCNKAFTAKSYLTVHQRIHTGEKPYECCDCKKAFATLSTLIGHRRTHTGERPYGCNECQKAFFRKSALTNHQQTHHRGKFSMQ, encoded by the coding sequence ATGACCGTGCTTCAGAGAACTCATGCAGGAAAGAAATCCCATGAATGCTGTGATTGTAGGAAAGCCTTTCCCAGTAAGTTAAAGCTAATTACTCATCAACAGACTCACACAGGGGACAGACCATTTGGGTGCAGTCAATGTCAAAAAGCCTTCATTACAATGTCAGCACTCATCTGTCATCAGAAAACTCATCATAGAGAAGGGAAATCCTATACATGCAGTAAATGTGGGAAAGCTTTTCCTTGGAAGTCAAAACTCACTTTACATCAGAGAACTCATTCAGGAGAGAGACCTTTCAGATGCAGAGTATGTGATAAAGCCTTCATGGTTCGGACACATCTGACGGTACATCAGAGAacccacacaggagagaaaccatatgaatGCTCGGATTGTGAGAAAGCCTTCTCAAAAAAGGCTCAGCTCATAATCCATCAGCGAATTCACACAGGAGAGAGACCATATGGATGTAGTCAATGTCAAAAAGCATTCATTACAAAGTCAGCACTCATCTATCATCAGAAAACTCGTCATAGAGAAGGGAAATCCTATACATGCAGTAAATGCGGGAAGGCTTTTCCTTGGAAGTCAAAACTCACTTTACATCAGAGAACTCATTCAGGAGAGAGACCTTTCAGATGCAAAGTATGTGATAAAGCCTTCATGGTTCGGACGCATCTCACTGTgcatcagagaactcacacaggagagaaaccatatgaatGCTCGGATTGTGAGAAAGCTTTCTCAAAAAAGGCTCAACTCATGATTCATCAGCTAATTCACACAGGAGAGAGACCGTATGGATGTAGTCAATGTCAGCAAGCCTTCATCCAGAAGTCAGATCTTACTAATCATAAGAAAACTCAGCATGCAGTTGGGAAATCTCATggatgcagtgaatgtgggaaggTTTTGTCGTCTCAGTCAACTCTCATTATACATCAGAGAACCCATACAGGTGAGAAGCCCTTCAAATGCAGTGTATGTGATAAAGCTTTCACATCAAAGGCACATCTTATTGtccatcagagaattcatacaggagagaaaccatatgaatGTTCAGATTGTGAGAAAGCCTTCTCCACTAAGGCACATCTTATGATTCATCAGCGAATTCACACAGGAGAGAGACCATATGGATGCGATGAATGTCAACAGGCTTTCATCCAGAAGTCAGGTCTCACTAACCATTTGCAAAATTGTCATGCGAGAGTGAAATCTCATGGATGCAGTGAATGTGGAAAGGTTTTGTCCTGTAAGTCAACTCTCATTATACATCAGAGAACCCATACAGGTGAGAAGCCTTTCAAATGTGGTGTATGTAATAAAGCCTTTACGGCTAAATCCTATCTCACTgtacatcagagaattcatacaggagagaaaccatatgaatGCTGTGATTGTAAGAAAGCATTTGCTACTTTGTCAACTCTCATTGGTCACCGgagaactcacacaggagagaGGCCCTATGGATGCAATGAATGTCAAAAAGCCTTCTTTCGGAAGTCAGCTCTTACTAATCATCAGCAAACTCATCATAGAGGAAAATTCTCTATGCAATGA
- the ZNF577 gene encoding zinc finger protein 577, with translation MTKARASLSFEDVAVGFSWEEWQLLAPSQKDLYRDVMLENYRNLVSVGYRASKPDSLFQLEQGEPPWTVEGAAQSQTCQEEIWEIDHMQWHPENQNRSKTLERYQQSYALGNNFDLCKSLVPLTQRHNKFGSHCKSLKSHLGFVIQNRRYAGEDSDEVSGCGKSSVCIQQDTTLTGLKCLGCIKPSSTKSQLNEHQKTYTEEKPHECSECGKAFSRKAQLIRHQRTERGEKPHGCNECGKTFMRKIQLTEHQRTHTGEKPHECNECGKAFSRKSQLMVHQRTHTGEKPYGCSECGKAFSRKCRLNRHQRSHTGEKLYGCGVCGKAFSQKAYLIAHQRLHTGEKPYKCSECGRTFFFKSDLTKHQRIHTGEKPYKCSDCEKAFRSKSKLIQHQRTHTGERPYACSECGKAFAHMSVLIKHKKTHTREKAINSLKVEKPSSGSHSSLYMSELAQEQSEMNTVPVEIPSLGTQPLLNLSEFLGGRNVVFVEQPFLRSQASVDNREFAQGISLANAVNVATPSVINYVLYVTDIV, from the exons ATGACCAAGGCCCGG GCATCGTTATCATTTGAGGACGTGGCTGTGGGCTTCTCCTGGGAGGAATGGCAGTTACTGGCTCCATCTCAGAAGGACCTGTACCGGGACGTGATGTTGGAGAACTATAGGAACCTGGTGTCAGTGG gttatCGAGCTAGCAAACCAGATTCACTCTTCCAGTTGGAGCAAGGAGAACCACCATGGACGGTAGAGGGAGCAGCTCAGAGTCAAACCTGTCAAG AAGAAATATGGGAGATTGACCATATGCAGTGGCACCCAGAAAACCAAAACAGGAGTAAAACTTTGGAAAGATATCAGCAAAGTTATGCACTTGGAAACAATTTCGATTTATGCAAAAGTCTTGTTCCTTTAACACAAAGACACAATAAGTTTGGCTCACATTGTAAAAGTTTGAAATCACATTTAGGTTTTGTTATCCAGAATAGAAGATATGCAGGAGAGGATTCTGATGAGGTTAGTGGATGCGGGAAATCATCAGTCTGCATCCAGCAGGATACAACTCTTACTGGACTTAAATGCCTTGGATGCATTAAACCCAGTAGCACTAAATCACAGCTCAATGAACATCAAAAAACTTACACAGAAGAGAAGCCACATGAATGCAgtgagtgtgggaaagccttctcCAGGAAGGCACAACTCATTAGGCATCAGAgaactgaaagaggagagaagccGCACGGatgcaatgaatgtgggaaaaCATTCATGAGGAAGATTCAGCTCACTGAACACCAGAGAACtcatactggagagaagccccatgaatgtaatgaatgtggaaaagccttctcCAGAAAGTCACAGCTTATGGTACACCagagaactcatacaggagagaaaccctatggaTGCAGTGAGTGTGGCAAAGCCTTCAGCCGGAAGTGCCGGCTCAATAGACATCAGCGATCTCACACAGGAGAAAAACTCTATGGATGCGGTGTGTGTGGGAAAGCCTTCTCCCAGAAGGCATACCTCATTGCGCATCAGAGActtcacacaggagagaagccttataaatgcagtgaatgtggaagaactttcttttttaagtcggACCTGACCaagcatcagagaattcatacgggagagaaaccttacaaatgcAGTGACTGCGAAAAAGCCTTCAGGAGCAAGTCAAAGCTCATTCAGCATCAACGAACTCATACCGGAGAGAGACCATACGCATGCAGTGAATGTGGCAAAGCCTTTGCCCACATGTCAGTTCTCATTAAACATAAGAAAACTCATACAAGAGAGAAAGCTATAAATTCACTGAAGGTGGAGAAACCTTCCTCAGGGAGTCATAGCTCTTTATACATGAGTGAACTTGCACAAGAGCAAAGCGAGATGAACACAGTGCCTGTGGAAATACCTTCTTTGGGAACTCAACCCTTGTTAAACCTCAGTGAGTTCCTCGGGGGTAGAAATGTAGTGTTTGTGGAACAGCCTTTTCTAAGAAGTCAGGCCTCAGTAGATAATAGGGAATTTGCACAGGGAATAAGTCTTGCAAATGCAGTGAATGTGGCAACACCTTCGGTAATAAATTATGTCTTATATGTTACAGACATTGTGTAG